The Pristiophorus japonicus isolate sPriJap1 chromosome 13, sPriJap1.hap1, whole genome shotgun sequence genome contains the following window.
attggtcaagtagctccacaaaggtttcccaatcatctccctctgaaaatttctccaggatgcccacagttctctccaATGCCctacagggtcctgaacttaaagaaaggtaacttcgatggtatgaggcgtgaattggctaggatagactggcaaatgatacttacagggttgacagtggataggcaatggcagacatttatagattacatggatgaacttcaacaattatacatccctgtctggagtaaaaataaagaggGAAGGTAGCTCTaccatggctaacaatggaaattaggaatagtgttaaatccaaagaagaggcatataaatgtaccagaaaaagcagcaaacctgaggactgggagaaatttagaattcagcagaggaggacaaagaatctaattaggagggggaaaataaagtatgagaggaagtttgcagggatcataagaactgactgcaaaaagcttatatagatatatgaagagaaaaagattactgaagaccaacatataggtcctttgcagtcagaatcaggtgaatttataatggggaacaaagaaattgcagatccaatcgaacaaatactttggataggaagacacaaataaccttccagaaatactaggggttcgagggtctagtgaaaaggaggaactgaaggaaatccttattggtcagaaaattgtgttagggaaattgatgggattgaagggcgataaatctccagggcctgataggctgcatcccagaatacttaatgaagtggccctagaaatagtggatgcattggtgatcattttccaacattctattgactctcgatcagttcctatggactggaggatagctaatgtaacaccactttttaaaaaaggtgggagagagaaaacagggaattatagaccaattagcctaacatcggtggtggggaaaatgttggaatcaattattaaaggtgaaatagcagcgcatttggaaagcactaacaggattggtccaaatcagcatggatttataaaagggaaatcatgcttgacaaatcttctagaattttttgaggatgtaattagtagagtggacaagggagaaccagtggatgtggtatatttggattttcaaaaggcttttggcaaggtcccacacaagagattggtgtgtaaatttaaagcacatggtattgggggtaatgtattgacatggatagagaacaggttggcagacaggaagcagagagaatgaatgggtccttttcagaatggcaggcagtgaccagtagggtgccgcagggttcagtgctgggacccaagctatttacaatatacatcaatgatatagatgaaggaattgaatgtaatatctccaagtttgcagatgacactaagctgggtggcggtgtgagctgtgaggaagatgctaagaggctgcagggtgacttggaaggttaggtgagtgggcaaatgcatggcagatgcagtgtaatgtggataaatgtgaggctatccactttggtggcaaaatcaagaagacagaatattatctgaatggtgacagattaggaaaaaggaaggtgctgcaacaagacctgggtatcatggtatatcagtcattgaagtttggcatgcaggtacagcaggaggtgaagaaggcaaatggcatgttggccttaatagctaggggatttgagtataggagcagggaggtcttaatgcagttgtacagagccttgaggaggccacacctggaatattgtgttcaattttggtctcctaatctgaggatggacattcttgctattgagggagtacagtgaaggttcaccagattgattcctgggatggcaggactgacatatgaggagagactggatcaacttgacttgtatccactggagtttagaggaatgcgaggggatctcatagaaacatataaaattttgaccggATTGGACAgattaaaggcaggaagaatgttcccgttgctggggagttccagaaccaggggtcacagtctaagaataaggggtaagccatttaggaccgaaatgaggagaaacttcttcattcagagtggttaacctgtagaattctctaccgcagaaagttgttgaggccagttcgttaaatatattcaaaagggagttagatatagcccttgcggccaaagggatcaaggggtatggagagaaagcaggaaaggggtactgaggttgaatgatcagccatgatcatattgaatggcggtgcaggcttgaagggctgaatggcctgctcctgcacctattttctatgtttgttgcATTGggattcatcatctgtatctcgttgccagttgttatctcTTCgataaagtaagtgtgactgtagttctttattacagatctcagagtacctctccagcctgtgaggcctcctaatatacaggtgctcccaagggattgtgggatcccttgagactccaggggataagccatctggtggttagacatggtaattacaggtttatatacataacagaaAAGATGTTAGATGGACGATCCCTACTCACTGGCCAGCCGTATAGACTGAGAAAAGGACAAAGTGACGTGGGCAGTGAGTAAAACCAACTAGCTCTGAGGTGGGAGCCTGGCCTAGTGAGGTGGAATATACCTAACGCCAGCCCACAGCCAGTTAGAATCAGCAAGGCTAATCAGAAAAAGTCAAGTAAGCCCACTAATGTGGATTGTATGGGCCATTTCCTGTTCTTGTGGAGGGTTCTGCAGTTAGTTAAATCAAGGCAATATTCGAGTACATATGTTCTATATCTTCACTTACTGTCGGTAAAGCAGTTTAATGATTTGTATCTGGTCTTCTCTACAGTGTTGCTCAGTTTGAGCTCAAACATTGGAGAAGGGCACACGGGTATGTGTGTGAAATGCacaatatccagttcagatcaGAAGGGGTCCTATATTTACCCACTCCGGTTTACGCTATCGTATAATTAAATATTGGGCAGTAGGGGCATACTCCTTAATGCAAGTTATTCAGACCACTTCTAGAAATGACCAGCACCACTGTACCCTAGAGAATATCTGAGGCAAACGTGTAACAGTGACTATTAAAGATAAAGCCCCAGCAGTTATCATACTGGTTCAAATGTATTCCTTTTTGGTTAATTCCTCTCCACTTTACTAATTTCCCACTTGGCATCAGCACTGTAACTTAAATGGGAGCGAAGGAAAAGTACTGCTCGACTTTTGCCAATGTAAAAACAAGATATACAAGAAGGTACAGTATCTTCTATTTCGACATCCAACATCACGTCGGTCTTGGCGATACCCTAATTTTTTTTCACAACCTCAATACATCACAAAAGGTAAAATCATTAATATTAATGTAAAGATGAAGAGGCAAGAAGGTTCAGGAGAGAAGAGAAGTGAAGAAAGTGGCCAGGAACAGGAAAGACCAAGTGGGAGACTGAGTGAGGTTGAGATGGAGGGAGATGCAGACTCAGTAAGCTGGTCGGTTAATGTTTtggtggggcgggggaagagacGGGGATCTGAGTCTAGGCTAAAGGGTAAGAGAGAAAATCTAAAATGGGATAATTCCCATGCAAAATTGCACCATTCTGCCTCACAGCTACTCTGACATTGTGCTTCAATAATAACTGGAAATTATGCAGGGGCCCATCAGATGGCCTCTGCATATAATAATAACATTGCAAACAAAATGGGGACAAACTGAATAGAAACATTTTAAAACATTGAATAAGTAGCTTGTAGCCCTTTGCAGCTGTAAATAGAACACAAAAGGAACTGGCGGTTAATAGAAAATAAACGGCTCATTGTGGCTAGCGAACCCAGCCATTCGTCGTAGTGCTGGTGAATTTTGCAACTGACTATTGTGTGAGCTATTTCTGGAAACCTTCAGTCCCTTGCCTTCAGCCCTTCATATAAACATGTGCTCACAAAATCTGACAAGATTTCAAATTccctggatttaaaaaaaaaaattgatgttAGATGGATAGATCCATCACTGTTGACTTTGAGTGCTAACTAACCAAACATTTGAACGTCAAACTTGTGTGGTAGCAATTACTAAGATGAAAAGATGTTCAGAGGTAGAAAGAGAATCTCCAAGCGATTCAGAAGTTATGTTGACTATAAAACAATGACGAGAACAGATTtgaattgtgatcagttttggtcatgAGATTTGAGAAAGAGAATAGGAGATACTGACCAGAGGTCAAAGGAGGACATTAAGCAACATACTCAGTCTTAAGCAGGTATGCTTGAAGTGTTAAAGAATGGCAAACTGTTCTAATTGgaatagaaatctggaattctccctcccaaaaggctgtggatgctggcacAATTAGAGCTTTCAggactgagattgattgatttttgttaggtatgtgtatcaagggatatggagctgagATGGGTAAATTGAGTTGAgctacagagcagccatgatctaattgaatgatggagcaggctcgaggggctgaatggcccactcctattcCTATGTCCCTATCAATAATTAGCACAATGGCAGAGAAATCTGCAATCCAAGATGCAAAAATCAGGAACAGGATCAGTGGGCTAATGTTGGAGTAGCTCTGTGTGATGAAACAGGAGATACCAAGCCAAAATGTAAATGATACAGTTCTACATTTTTCAGTTCTAATTTCATTCCTCGCTCCCCAACCCCCCATTCAAATCCCTAACATAAATAGATACATTTGTCACTAATTccttttctcattttgtctttCAGTGTCCAGACTGCAGTCTCTATGTACAGAGAATGGATATGGAGAAGCTATGTGTTCAGTGTCCGCCTTGCTCCAAGAGATCAAAGAAAGTCTTTCAGTTCTGCTGGGACTGTCTGAGGGAGTGGAAGAATGCTGATATGCAGAATGACAGCTGCGGTAATGAATCCTGCAGTGTGACAGCACTGCTTCTGGGCTGCAGTACAATCGAAGACATGGCTAGTGCAGTGTATGGATGCCCTAAAGTACGGGCCTGCCCCAACTGTGAGGCATTAGCAGAGCATTGCATGAGAGGTTGTCCAAGTGTATTGTGTCCCAATTGCAGGCACCTATTTTGTTACCGGTGCCTTGAGTTAAATGGATGTCATAGAGAAAGACAAGCTGGTTTAATATGTTGCCCTATAGCTGAAAGGCAAAAGCTGACTGGCAAAAAGGTCTATAGTAAAAACGCACACCTGCAGGATTTGGATGCATTTATAAGACTGCATTTATTAGCAGAAAGAGATGCCATTCGCCAAGAGCGGCAAAGAAACATCCAGCCAGGAAGCTTGCATCTACAGCAGCTGAGGAATGAACAGCCCAATAGCTCGTGTGTCATTTCCTAAACCTCATATTTGGGAAGTTCCTGTTTAACATCTGTATTGATAGAGTAGCAACTTCATCATATAATATATGATATGATATGATATGACCGCTAGGAATAATCTTTATCCCTTGCTACCTTTTATagggagaaatttttttttttaaacatacccCCATCCCGAAGCTCTTGCTGGGATACCTTTCCCGCTGATGCCAGCAGCCCGTCATGCTCCCTCTCGTAAGTGGCCATTCCTCATTGATAGGGCGAAAcagaaaaaaagggggcagatagccTTCCCCCATCTGTCACTGAGTGTGCTAGAAAGGAAGTCCAGTAGGCTGCTTTGCCAAAAGTCCACACACAATGATCACAGTTAAGCTGTTGGTGGTGAATACGCCCGCTACGTTGCTTGGACCTTGGATGTCTAGAACATCAAGGTGGTCCACACCATACAAGCTGCAACTGTATAGATCTTTCCACTATGCTGAAAGCTGATGTCCATAGTACATCCAGGACTCGATGTCTACCATGAGTGGGTTATAGGGAGGCCTGCAGCTGCTGCTAAAGCTCCATATCTCTAACTAGTGGTAAACCACTATTCAGAGCAGTGTGATGTGTGTCCTGGTCAAGAGGATGGTGACAATGCACTTGCACATTTTATGGTGAGATGTCCTGCTCACCATGCTGCTCGTGAGGAATTTCTTTTCCCTGCTGTCCACCTTGTCTCGTGATACCTATTGAGCATCCGTAGGAGGAAGGGAAAGAGGTAAGAAGGGTCTCTGGGGTCAGAAGGGCTCCAGATGACCTGCCTGGAGATAGATGTTCAGAACCAGAGTGGGCAGTCCATATTGGGCAAACAGAAATTGTATCTGTGTGGATTTCTCGGCAGCTTTGTTTGGAGATTTAAACAGGCTGACCAAAAGCAAGCTGAACTCCAGTCTCTGCAGCTCTTCCATTCCATTCCTTTGTTGCTTGCTTTTCTTTCATATTCTAAGgctttctttttttaaattcaattgAAAAGAATTCTTCCCCCTCTTTTAATTCTGACCCCTCCAAAAATAGATTCTCAGCAAATAATTTGGATGAACATGCTGGAATTTCATTGTGCTGCTTTAGATTTCACTTTGTGGAACTTTTCCTAAGCCTGTTAAGCAAGGTAGAGTTCATGATGGTGCAAATCATATGTGATGTATAGAAGTTGCGAGCTGGATCAACTTTTCTATTATGTTCTCTTCTGT
Protein-coding sequences here:
- the LOC139278768 gene encoding E3 ubiquitin-protein ligase DDB_G0292642-like, whose protein sequence is MEIIVYETAWKRFQFVTAASLETGGHEASCGHMVMSKGLKEWCKALLDEGRLTFNCPKCAKEWPWQEVRQLSQLTQEECGPYEEQLGRIMTQKAESYRKCPDCSLYVQRMDMEKLCVQCPPCSKRSKKVFQFCWDCLREWKNADMQNDSCGNESCSVTALLLGCSTIEDMASAVYGCPKVRACPNCEALAEHCMRGCPSVLCPNCRHLFCYRCLELNGCHRERQAGLICCPIAERQKLTGKKVYSKNAHLQDLDAFIRLHLLAERDAIRQERQRNIQPGSLHLQQLRNEQPNSSCVIS